In Embleya scabrispora, the DNA window GGAGCGGGCCGCGTACCCGAGGAGGCTGCCCACCAGGACCACGCCGGTGAACAGCACCAGCCCCGTGCGCAGCACCGGACCCACCCGCCCCACGCGTCGTGCCGATCCCACGAGCACTCCCGACCCCGGAGGCGGATGATCACGCGACCCTAGACATGTGACACGCGTCACCGGAAGCCCCCGCGACCGGCGCCCGGAGCGCCGCCGCCGACGCGCGGGCGAGGTCGTATCCGGGTTGGGTCCGGGGCGGGGGCGGCGAGCAGGCAGGATAGACGGGTGACTCTCATCGATCTGCTCCCCGCCGAGGCCGACCCCGACGCCCTGTACGAGGCCTTCGCCGCGTACGCGGAAGAGCGCGGCCTCACCCTGTACCCCGCGCAGGAAGAGGCGCTGATCGAGCTGGTCTCGGGCAACAACGTCATCCTGAACACGCCGACCGGCTCGGGCAAGAGCCTGGTCGCCGCCGGCGCGCACTTCGCCGCGCTGGCCCGCAAGGAGCGCAGCTTCTACACCGCGCCGATCAAGGCGCTGGTCTCGGAGAAGTTCTTCGACCTGGTGGCCCAGTTCGGCACCGAGAACGTCGGCATGATGACCGGCGACGCCTCGGTCAACGCCGGCGCGCCGATCATCTGCTGTACCGCCGAGGTGCTGGCCAACATCGCGCTGCGCGACGGCGCGGAAGCCGACGTCGGCGTCGTGGTGATGGACGAGTTCCACTTCTACGGCGACCCGGACCGGGGCTGGGCCTGGCAGATCCCGCTGATCGAGCTGCCGAGGGCGCAGTTTTTGCTGATGTCGGCCACGCTCGGCGACATGGACCACTTCCGGGCCGACCTGAAGCGGCGTACCGGCCGGTCCACCACGATCGTCAAGTCGGCCACCCGCCCGGTGCCGCTCTACTTCTCCTACCGGGTCACCCCGCTGCACGAGACCATCGAGGAGTTGCTGACCACGCGTGAGGCGCCGGTGTACATCGTGCACTTCACCCAGGCGTCGGCGGTCGAGCGGGCCCAGTCGTTGATGAGCATCAACATGTGCACGCGCGCGGAGAAGGACCAGATCGCGTCGGTGATCGGCCGCTTCCGGTTCACCACCAAGTTCGGCCGCCAGCTCTCGCGCTGGGTGCGACACGGGATCGGCGTGCACCACGCGGGCATGTTGCCCAAATACCGCCGGCTGGTGGAGCGCCTCGCCCAGGCCGGGCTGCTCAAGGTGATCTGCGGCACCGACACCCTCGGCGTCGGGGTCAACGTGCCGATCCGCACGGTGTTGTTCACCGCGCTGTCGAAGTACGACGGCCAGCGGGTGCGCCGACTGCGGGCGCGCGAGTTCCACCAGATCGCCGGGCGCGCCGGGCGGGCCGGCTTCGACACCGTGGGCAACGTGGTGGCGCAGGCCCCCGAGTACGAGATCGAGAATCTCAAGGCGCTGGCCAAGGCCGGCGACGACCCGAAGAAGCGCCGCAAGGTGGTGCGCAAGAAGGCCCCGGAGGGCTTCGTCGGCTGGAACGAGGAGACCTACACCAGGCTCCAGGAGGCCGAGCCGGAGCCGCTGGCGTCCCGCTTCCGGGTCACCCACGCGATGCTGCTCGCGGTGATCAACCGGCCCGGCAACGCGTTCGAGGCGATGCGGCACCTGCTGGTCGACAACGACGAGCCGCGCGCGCAGCAGTTGCGGCACATCCGGCAGGCGATCGCGATCTACCGCTCGCTGCTCGACGGCGGCGTGGTGGAAAAGCTCGACGCCCCGGACGAGGAGGGCCGCATCGTGCGGCTCACCGTGGACCTCCAGGCCGACTTCGCGCTCAACCAGCCGCTGTCCACCTTCGCGCTGGCCGCGTTCGACCTGCTCGACCCGGAGGCCCCGACCTACGCGCTCGACGTGCTCTCGGTGGTCGAGGCGACCCTGGACGACCCCCGGCAGATCCTGGCCGCGCAGTTGAACAAGGCCAAGGGCGAGGCGGTCGGGCAGATGAAGGCCGACGGCATCGAGTACGAGGAGCGGATGGAGCGGCTGGCCGACATCCAGTACCCGCGCCCGCTGGAGGACCTGCTCGAACACGCCTACGCCATCTACATGCGCAGCCACCCCTGGGTGGGCGACCACCCGCTGTCGCCCAAGTCGATCGTGCGCGACATGTTCGAACGGGCGATGACGTTCGGCGACTACGTCGGCTGGTACGAACTCGCGCGCACCGAGGGCATCGTGCTGCGCTACCTGGCGAGCGCGTACAAGGCGCTGAACCAGACCGTGCCGGACGACGCCAAGAACGAGGACCTGCACGACATGATCGCGTGGCTGGGCGAACTCGTCCGCCAGGTCGACTCCAGCCTCCTCGACGAGTGGGAGAAGCTGGCCAACCCGGACGCCACGCAGGAGGAGTTGGACGACATCGAGGGGCGGACCGCGCCCGTCACCGCCAACGAGCGCGCGTTTCGGGTCCTGGTGCGCAACGCGCTCTTCCGGCGGGTGGAACTCGCGGCGCTGCGGCGC includes these proteins:
- a CDS encoding DEAD/DEAH box helicase codes for the protein MTLIDLLPAEADPDALYEAFAAYAEERGLTLYPAQEEALIELVSGNNVILNTPTGSGKSLVAAGAHFAALARKERSFYTAPIKALVSEKFFDLVAQFGTENVGMMTGDASVNAGAPIICCTAEVLANIALRDGAEADVGVVVMDEFHFYGDPDRGWAWQIPLIELPRAQFLLMSATLGDMDHFRADLKRRTGRSTTIVKSATRPVPLYFSYRVTPLHETIEELLTTREAPVYIVHFTQASAVERAQSLMSINMCTRAEKDQIASVIGRFRFTTKFGRQLSRWVRHGIGVHHAGMLPKYRRLVERLAQAGLLKVICGTDTLGVGVNVPIRTVLFTALSKYDGQRVRRLRAREFHQIAGRAGRAGFDTVGNVVAQAPEYEIENLKALAKAGDDPKKRRKVVRKKAPEGFVGWNEETYTRLQEAEPEPLASRFRVTHAMLLAVINRPGNAFEAMRHLLVDNDEPRAQQLRHIRQAIAIYRSLLDGGVVEKLDAPDEEGRIVRLTVDLQADFALNQPLSTFALAAFDLLDPEAPTYALDVLSVVEATLDDPRQILAAQLNKAKGEAVGQMKADGIEYEERMERLADIQYPRPLEDLLEHAYAIYMRSHPWVGDHPLSPKSIVRDMFERAMTFGDYVGWYELARTEGIVLRYLASAYKALNQTVPDDAKNEDLHDMIAWLGELVRQVDSSLLDEWEKLANPDATQEELDDIEGRTAPVTANERAFRVLVRNALFRRVELAALRRYFQLGELSEQEGDTAWDAERWQDALADYWDEHDSIGTGPDARGPKLLQITKEDSAWRVRQVFDDPAQDHDWGITAEVDLTESDETGRAVVRVVAVDRM